The Chloroflexota bacterium genome has a segment encoding these proteins:
- a CDS encoding MSMEG_4193 family putative phosphomutase, producing MTDILLIRHGENEYTRKGKLAGWTPGVHLNETGRAQAEALAERLAKAPIKAIYSSPLERALETARPLAKSLKLSIQKYEGIGEVRYGDWTGKSLKMLARTKLWKVVQRLPSAMAFPNGETLREVQGRAMAALEGIARKHPKDLVALFSHGDVIKLAVAYYLGMPLDTFQRIMISTGSITAIRVPPGGAPMILRVNEQPTIAGKK from the coding sequence ATGACAGATATTTTATTGATCCGCCACGGCGAGAATGAGTACACGCGAAAAGGGAAGTTGGCCGGTTGGACGCCGGGCGTGCATTTGAATGAGACGGGCCGGGCGCAGGCCGAGGCGTTAGCCGAACGGTTGGCGAAAGCGCCTATCAAAGCCATTTACAGCAGCCCGCTGGAGCGGGCGCTGGAAACGGCTAGACCTTTGGCGAAGTCCTTGAAGCTGTCAATCCAAAAGTATGAAGGGATTGGCGAAGTGCGTTATGGCGATTGGACGGGCAAGAGTCTGAAGATGTTGGCCCGGACGAAACTGTGGAAGGTGGTTCAACGTCTGCCGTCGGCGATGGCGTTCCCTAACGGCGAGACTTTGCGCGAGGTGCAAGGGCGGGCGATGGCCGCTCTGGAGGGGATTGCCCGCAAACATCCAAAAGACCTGGTGGCTTTGTTTTCGCACGGCGACGTGATTAAGCTGGCGGTGGCGTACTATCTGGGGATGCCGCTGGATACGTTTCAGCGGATCATGATCAGCACCGGCTCGATCACCGCCATCCGCGTGCCGCCCGGCGGCGCGCCGATGATCCTGCGCGTGAACGAACAACCGACAATAGCGGGGAAGAAGTAA
- a CDS encoding methylmalonyl-CoA mutase family protein, translated as MYDKAKLAKLREEVERWEETSLQKTLARFPERRSQFITTSSEPINRLYTPLDVADLDYLSDLGQPGEYPFTRGIHPTLHRGKLWTMRMFAGFGSAEETNARFKYLLDQGQTGLSVAFDLATLMGYDTDAPEALGEFGKCGVAVSSLKDMEILFDGIPLDKVSTSMTINSPAAITWAMYIAAAEKQGVRPDQLRGTIQNDILKEYIAQKEYIFPPEPSMRLVVDTIEFGARHLPQWNTISISGYHIREAGSTAAQELAFTLADGLEYVRWGIQRGLAVDEFAPRLSFFFNAHNDFFEEIAKYRAARRIWARELRETFGAKDPRSWLMRFHTQTAGVSLTAQQPENNIVRVAIQALAAVLGGTQSLHTNSMDEALALPSEHAVTVALRTQQIIAEESGVTNTVDPLGGSFFIETMTDKMEAQARAYFKRIDDLGGMLPAIDKGFFQREISDAAYQYQREIDDKTRTIVGVNDYVENKPVAIPILEMDPNGYDRQVKRLQALRRERDNGRVGQTLDRLRLACNGTENTMPFILDAVRAYATLSEIVNVMRESFGTYEEPTWM; from the coding sequence ATGTACGATAAAGCCAAACTCGCCAAGCTCCGCGAAGAAGTCGAACGATGGGAAGAAACGTCCCTGCAAAAGACGCTGGCCCGGTTTCCGGAGCGCCGGTCGCAGTTCATCACCACCTCGTCCGAGCCGATCAACCGACTCTACACGCCGCTCGACGTGGCCGATCTCGACTACTTGAGCGATCTCGGCCAGCCGGGCGAGTATCCGTTCACGCGCGGCATTCATCCGACTCTGCATCGCGGCAAGTTGTGGACGATGCGGATGTTTGCCGGGTTCGGTTCGGCAGAAGAAACGAACGCGCGCTTCAAGTACCTGCTCGATCAGGGGCAGACCGGCCTTTCGGTGGCGTTTGATTTGGCGACGCTCATGGGCTACGACACCGACGCGCCCGAAGCCCTGGGCGAGTTCGGCAAGTGCGGCGTGGCTGTCAGTTCGCTCAAAGACATGGAGATTTTGTTCGACGGCATCCCGCTCGACAAAGTGTCCACCAGCATGACCATCAACTCGCCGGCGGCCATCACCTGGGCCATGTACATCGCCGCCGCCGAAAAGCAAGGCGTCCGCCCCGATCAACTGCGCGGCACGATTCAGAACGACATCCTCAAAGAATACATCGCCCAAAAAGAATACATCTTCCCGCCCGAACCTTCGATGCGGCTGGTGGTGGACACGATTGAATTTGGGGCGCGGCACTTGCCACAGTGGAACACGATCAGCATCTCCGGCTATCACATCCGGGAGGCCGGTTCAACCGCCGCTCAGGAATTGGCCTTCACCCTGGCCGACGGCCTCGAATACGTTCGCTGGGGCATTCAACGCGGGCTAGCTGTGGACGAGTTCGCGCCGCGCCTGTCGTTCTTCTTCAACGCTCACAACGACTTCTTTGAAGAGATCGCCAAGTATCGCGCCGCTCGCCGAATCTGGGCGCGCGAACTACGTGAGACCTTTGGCGCTAAAGACCCGCGCTCGTGGCTGATGCGATTCCACACCCAGACGGCAGGCGTGAGTCTGACCGCCCAACAGCCGGAGAACAACATCGTGCGGGTAGCGATCCAGGCCCTGGCCGCCGTGCTTGGGGGAACCCAGAGCCTGCACACCAACTCGATGGACGAAGCGCTGGCCCTGCCCTCGGAGCACGCCGTCACCGTCGCCCTGCGCACCCAGCAGATCATCGCCGAAGAGTCCGGGGTGACCAATACTGTTGACCCGCTCGGCGGCTCATTTTTTATTGAAACGATGACGGACAAAATGGAAGCGCAGGCCCGCGCCTATTTCAAACGCATTGACGATCTCGGCGGGATGTTGCCGGCCATTGACAAAGGTTTCTTCCAGCGCGAAATCTCCGACGCCGCTTATCAATATCAGCGCGAGATTGACGACAAGACGCGCACCATCGTCGGCGTCAACGACTACGTCGAGAACAAGCCGGTTGCGATTCCGATTCTGGAGATGGACCCCAACGGCTACGACCGGCAGGTGAAGCGCCTGCAAGCATTGCGCCGCGAACGCGACAATGGCCGAGTGGGCCAGACTCTCGACCGACTGCGCCTGGCCTGCAACGGCACGGAAAACACCATGCCCTTCATCCTGGACGCCGTGCGGGCTTATGCGACGTTGAGCGAAATTGTGAATGTGATGCGGGAGTCGTTTGGGACTTACGAAGAGCCGACGTGGATGTAG
- a CDS encoding cation:proton antiporter, whose amino-acid sequence MQNTLPLLASLALVIAAAKLAGFVANRLGQPAVMGELLVGLLLGPSLLNLFDLPYFHDAHALDTVRELGEIGVIFLMFAAGLEIHIDDFLKAGRPAVFSGTLGVIVPILLGAAAALPFGYDLAHSFFIGIVLSATSVSISAQTLMELGRLRSREGLTLLGAAVVDDVLAIAALSAFVALIANTGTGGAGGLIWIIARMLIFLVAAFFVGQWLLPRLAAWADRLPVSEGATTAVIVMALIFAWASEVMGGVAAITGAFIAGAALGRSHLRKQIAESIHTLAYSFFVPIFLVSIGLAADLRELSSADLGLAVVICLIAVVSKLLGSGLGAKLGGMTWPEAWRVGAGMVSRGEVGLIVAGVGISTGFIENNVFAVVLVMVLFTTLIAPVLLRFAFQEKVLRNAATRRADHS is encoded by the coding sequence ATGCAGAACACACTCCCATTGTTAGCAAGCCTGGCGCTCGTCATCGCCGCCGCCAAACTGGCCGGCTTCGTTGCCAACCGGCTTGGCCAGCCCGCCGTCATGGGCGAACTGCTCGTCGGCCTCCTCCTCGGCCCGTCACTCCTCAACCTCTTCGACCTGCCCTATTTTCACGACGCGCATGCGCTGGACACCGTGCGTGAATTGGGCGAGATTGGCGTGATCTTCCTCATGTTCGCCGCCGGGCTGGAGATTCATATTGACGACTTCCTCAAAGCCGGTCGGCCCGCCGTGTTTTCCGGAACGTTGGGTGTGATAGTCCCCATTTTGCTCGGGGCCGCCGCCGCGCTTCCGTTTGGCTACGATCTGGCCCACAGCTTCTTCATCGGCATCGTCCTCAGCGCCACCTCGGTCAGCATCTCGGCCCAAACGCTCATGGAGCTTGGCCGCCTGCGCTCGCGCGAAGGCCTCACCCTGCTCGGCGCGGCAGTCGTGGACGATGTCTTAGCCATCGCCGCCCTCTCAGCCTTCGTCGCCCTCATCGCCAACACCGGAACGGGCGGCGCCGGCGGCCTCATCTGGATCATCGCCCGGATGCTGATCTTCCTCGTCGCCGCATTTTTCGTCGGCCAGTGGCTACTGCCGCGCCTCGCCGCCTGGGCCGACCGCCTGCCGGTGAGCGAAGGCGCAACGACCGCCGTGATCGTCATGGCCCTCATCTTCGCCTGGGCTTCAGAGGTTATGGGCGGCGTGGCGGCCATCACCGGCGCTTTCATTGCCGGGGCGGCTTTGGGGCGCAGTCACCTGCGAAAACAGATCGCCGAGAGCATCCACACCCTGGCTTACTCGTTCTTCGTTCCCATCTTTCTGGTCAGCATCGGCCTGGCCGCTGACTTGCGCGAACTCTCCAGCGCCGACCTCGGCCTGGCTGTCGTCATCTGCCTCATCGCCGTCGTTTCCAAACTGCTGGGTAGCGGCCTGGGCGCGAAACTGGGCGGCATGACCTGGCCTGAGGCGTGGCGAGTGGGCGCAGGCATGGTCTCACGCGGCGAAGTCGGCCTCATCGTGGCCGGGGTGGGCATCAGCACCGGCTTCATTGAAAACAACGTCTTCGCGGTCGTGCTGGTGATGGTTCTGTTCAC
- a CDS encoding HAD hydrolase family protein, whose amino-acid sequence MIDLDIPGRGSLRLEHLVLDVNGTIAKDGRLIDKAVRPLNTLKDRLTIHLLTADTYGKQDTIDVMLGLKATRLKPGNEAEQKADYVRGLGAEKVVAMGNGANDAAMLKAAVIGVAVLGDEGLAVEALQAADIFVPGPVEALNLLEFPTRLIATLRR is encoded by the coding sequence ATGATCGATCTCGACATCCCCGGACGCGGCTCGCTTCGTTTGGAACATCTGGTGTTGGACGTGAACGGCACGATTGCCAAAGACGGGCGACTGATTGACAAAGCGGTCAGGCCGCTCAACACCCTCAAAGACCGGCTGACGATTCACTTGCTCACCGCCGACACTTACGGCAAGCAGGATACGATTGACGTGATGCTGGGATTAAAAGCAACGCGCCTCAAACCGGGGAACGAGGCCGAGCAGAAAGCCGACTACGTTCGCGGTTTGGGCGCGGAGAAAGTGGTGGCGATGGGCAACGGCGCGAACGACGCCGCCATGCTCAAGGCCGCCGTCATCGGCGTCGCCGTGCTGGGCGACGAAGGGCTGGCCGTCGAGGCCCTTCAGGCCGCCGACATTTTTGTCCCCGGCCCGGTGGAGGCCCTCAACCTGCTGGAGTTCCCGACGCGCCTCATCGCCACGCTGAGGAGATAG
- a CDS encoding SCO1664 family protein → MTSQPLTASRVLEVLSRGKMEMEGLLPWGSNYTFLVYILYEDLRLPAVYKPARGERPLWDFPDSTLYKRETAAYVVCSALGWDFVPPTVCRDGVEGPGSVQFYVDIEPEAHYFNLADDQKEPLKRIVAFDILVNNADRKGGHVLRDSNGVLWAIDHGLCFHAEPKLRTVLWDFASQSIPDEIVESLRKFRALLSPPSDLLGLLSQLLDNDEIVALRRRADRLIKQKCYPEPGPGRNYPWPPL, encoded by the coding sequence ATGACGTCCCAACCCCTCACCGCCTCTCGCGTGCTCGAAGTGCTAAGCCGGGGCAAAATGGAAATGGAGGGCCTCCTGCCCTGGGGCTCCAATTACACTTTCCTCGTCTACATCTTATACGAAGATTTGCGCCTGCCCGCCGTTTACAAACCGGCGCGTGGTGAACGGCCTTTGTGGGATTTCCCCGACAGCACGCTTTACAAACGGGAGACCGCCGCTTATGTGGTGTGCAGTGCGCTGGGGTGGGACTTTGTGCCGCCTACGGTGTGCCGCGACGGCGTTGAGGGGCCGGGGTCGGTGCAATTTTACGTGGACATCGAACCCGAAGCTCACTACTTCAACCTGGCTGACGATCAGAAAGAACCGCTAAAGCGAATCGTGGCCTTCGACATCCTCGTGAACAACGCCGACCGCAAAGGCGGCCATGTCTTGCGCGACTCGAACGGCGTATTGTGGGCCATTGATCACGGCCTGTGCTTTCACGCCGAACCCAAACTTCGCACCGTGCTCTGGGACTTCGCCAGCCAATCCATTCCAGACGAGATCGTCGAATCGCTTCGCAAATTTCGAGCCTTGCTCAGCCCGCCCTCCGACCTGCTGGGCCTCTTGAGCCAGTTGCTAGACAACGATGAAATCGTGGCTCTGCGCCGCCGCGCCGACCGTTTGATTAAGCAAAAGTGTTACCCGGAGCCGGGGCCGGGCCGCAACTACCCCTGGCCGCCTCTTTGA
- a CDS encoding sugar phosphate isomerase/epimerase, producing MDRVSLACDHYNFEECLELANEYGLGLEIQTFAYPDALDNHPDWIDVYKTRLKDFDRPISMHGAFMDMTSASLDAKIVAVTLSRYRQNLDIAAQLNAHTIVFHANYLTNMRNLPFRRAWTDRQVAFWGKLAEEAGRLGVRLAMENMWEYDPAIIGDVLRQVNSPWLIACLDVGHAHLFSDLPFKNWLADLGGFVQYAHLNNNGGRVDEHRGFDDGVLDYRALLPMLRALPNPPNFSLEIESAAAMRRSLPYLDVRKRSAVAVET from the coding sequence ATGGACAGAGTCTCTCTCGCCTGTGACCACTACAACTTCGAAGAATGCCTGGAGTTAGCCAACGAGTACGGGTTGGGACTCGAAATCCAGACGTTTGCTTATCCCGACGCGCTCGACAATCACCCCGACTGGATTGACGTTTACAAAACGCGGCTGAAAGATTTCGACCGGCCCATTTCCATGCACGGCGCGTTCATGGATATGACCAGCGCCAGCCTCGACGCCAAGATCGTGGCCGTGACTCTGAGCCGCTACCGCCAGAATCTCGACATCGCCGCACAACTCAACGCCCACACCATCGTCTTCCACGCCAACTATCTCACCAACATGCGTAACCTGCCCTTCCGCCGCGCCTGGACGGATCGACAGGTGGCGTTTTGGGGCAAGCTGGCCGAAGAAGCGGGCCGGTTGGGCGTCCGCCTGGCGATGGAGAATATGTGGGAATACGACCCGGCCATCATTGGCGACGTTCTGCGGCAGGTGAACTCGCCGTGGCTGATCGCCTGCCTCGACGTGGGTCACGCCCACTTATTTTCCGACCTGCCCTTCAAGAACTGGCTGGCCGATCTTGGCGGCTTCGTTCAATATGCCCACCTCAACAACAACGGCGGGCGTGTGGACGAGCATCGCGGCTTCGACGACGGCGTGCTCGACTACCGGGCGCTTCTGCCGATGTTGCGCGCCCTGCCGAACCCGCCCAACTTCTCGCTGGAAATAGAAAGCGCCGCGGCGATGCGGCGCAGTTTGCCTTACCTGGATGTGAGAAAGCGGTCGGCGGTGGCAGTGGAGACCTAA
- a CDS encoding DUF3090 domain-containing protein, which translates to MGQVIDLNPLKRLTTGAMGKPGQRVFYLQGQTESRTVTLICEKQQVQSLGVGLEQFVQELQVKFPHLLTPTGSYFEADMELLEPLEPLFRVGQIGLGYDEDTDHVVIVAQEAQAEEANPDDAIVVRFWGTRSQMMAMAQWGMSVAAKGRPICGNCLQPMDPEGHFCPRRNGHKY; encoded by the coding sequence ATGGGCCAAGTGATCGATCTCAATCCGTTAAAACGACTCACCACCGGCGCGATGGGCAAGCCGGGCCAGCGTGTGTTCTACCTTCAGGGCCAGACCGAGTCGCGAACGGTGACGCTGATCTGCGAGAAACAGCAGGTGCAGTCGTTGGGCGTGGGTCTGGAGCAATTCGTTCAGGAGCTTCAGGTCAAGTTTCCGCATTTGCTCACACCCACCGGCAGTTACTTTGAAGCCGACATGGAATTGCTGGAGCCGCTGGAGCCGCTTTTCCGGGTGGGGCAGATCGGGCTGGGCTACGACGAAGACACCGACCACGTGGTTATTGTGGCTCAGGAGGCTCAAGCTGAAGAGGCCAACCCCGACGATGCGATCGTCGTCCGGTTCTGGGGCACGCGCTCGCAAATGATGGCCATGGCCCAGTGGGGCATGAGCGTGGCCGCCAAAGGCCGGCCTATTTGCGGCAACTGCCTTCAGCCTATGGACCCCGAAGGCCACTTCTGTCCGCGCCGGAATGGGCACAAATATTAG
- a CDS encoding HAD family phosphatase: MIKAVIFDVGGVLLRTEDLSGRRKWEARFGLKDWELANAVFNCPAAEAATVGRATEAEVWESVRQQFNLSQPELVELRKDFWSGDRFDDSLLDWVTSLRGCYRTGILSNAWGGARKFLAGHPKIVAAFEELVISAEEGVMKPQAEIYARAVQRLNVLPSEAVFVDDVLVNIEAAQKAGLFGVHFRAGMDVPGALKEFGVA; encoded by the coding sequence ATGATCAAGGCTGTTATTTTTGATGTAGGGGGCGTGTTATTACGCACTGAAGATTTGAGCGGGCGGCGAAAGTGGGAGGCCCGGTTTGGCCTGAAGGATTGGGAACTGGCCAACGCCGTGTTCAACTGCCCCGCCGCCGAAGCCGCCACCGTTGGCCGGGCCACCGAGGCCGAAGTGTGGGAGTCGGTGCGCCAGCAGTTCAACCTCTCCCAGCCTGAACTCGTCGAACTACGAAAAGATTTTTGGAGCGGCGACCGCTTCGACGACTCTCTGCTCGACTGGGTGACGAGTTTGCGCGGGTGCTATCGCACCGGAATTTTGAGCAATGCCTGGGGTGGCGCGCGCAAGTTTCTCGCCGGCCACCCCAAAATTGTGGCCGCCTTCGAAGAACTGGTGATCTCAGCCGAAGAAGGAGTCATGAAACCTCAGGCCGAGATTTATGCCCGCGCCGTCCAACGCCTGAACGTTCTCCCCTCAGAAGCTGTGTTTGTAGACGATGTGCTGGTGAACATAGAAGCGGCGCAAAAGGCCGGGCTGTTCGGCGTTCACTTCAGGGCCGGAATGGATGTGCCGGGCGCCTTGAAGGAGTTTGGCGTGGCTTGA
- a CDS encoding GNAT family N-acetyltransferase gives MKKIIIRPAVVADAPAISAVHCSTVERWLAQDADGVERPARYNDLTPFQRWLNGGPWMDAETCAGHLKRLVAAGGYPFVAELNGRILAEAELTLADEPAPFGRNLNLAVLYVHRNHQGQGLGSLLMQKAFELADEQNCETFTIAHAEAPDFYFKRGLRQAAIYTRFRLSTQTANLNYTAEPLPDVPYDLVRGWGLALGRYQNAAHDWERTRPDSTPDFPEWRGLRLERYWLTLDGQRSALILEESPRFPGLADVFLFTRSPLTPGLLAAIRDRAARSGLTHLHCFAPSDFKHPDATALDYVHRLFLKRLHS, from the coding sequence GTGAAGAAGATCATCATTCGCCCGGCAGTCGTCGCCGATGCCCCGGCCATCAGCGCCGTTCACTGCTCCACCGTCGAGCGCTGGCTGGCCCAGGACGCGGACGGCGTGGAGCGTCCCGCCCGTTACAATGACCTCACGCCCTTCCAGCGCTGGCTCAACGGCGGCCCCTGGATGGACGCCGAAACGTGCGCCGGCCACCTGAAGCGGCTGGTCGCCGCCGGCGGCTACCCCTTTGTGGCCGAACTCAACGGGCGCATCCTGGCCGAGGCCGAGTTAACTCTCGCCGATGAACCTGCGCCGTTTGGCCGCAACCTCAACCTCGCCGTCCTCTACGTTCACCGAAATCATCAAGGTCAGGGGCTTGGCTCGCTCCTCATGCAAAAAGCATTCGAGTTGGCCGACGAGCAAAACTGCGAAACGTTCACCATTGCCCACGCTGAAGCACCCGACTTCTACTTCAAACGCGGCCTGCGCCAGGCCGCCATCTATACTCGCTTTCGACTTTCGACCCAGACGGCCAATCTCAACTACACCGCCGAGCCGTTGCCAGACGTGCCCTACGATCTGGTGCGCGGCTGGGGCCTGGCGCTTGGCCGCTACCAAAACGCCGCCCACGACTGGGAGCGCACCCGCCCGGACTCCACGCCCGACTTTCCCGAATGGCGAGGCTTGCGACTCGAGCGTTATTGGCTGACTCTCGACGGCCAACGCTCCGCTTTGATACTCGAAGAGTCGCCTCGCTTCCCCGGTTTAGCCGACGTGTTTTTGTTCACCCGCTCTCCTCTCACTCCCGGCCTCCTCGCCGCCATCCGCGACCGCGCCGCCCGTTCCGGCCTCACTCACCTGCACTGTTTTGCCCCCTCCGACTTCAAGCACCCCGACGCCACGGCGCTCGATTACGTTCACCGGCTCTTTCTCAAGCGCTTGCATTCATAG